The following are encoded together in the Daucus carota subsp. sativus chromosome 5, DH1 v3.0, whole genome shotgun sequence genome:
- the LOC108220494 gene encoding uncharacterized protein LOC108220494: MSPGKLEDSSAYYQPLPQSTNPNPNLQNYVVLPIYIPVPHRLNYRRIFTSAAALLLISAAVYVLWPSDPDLSVVRLRLSEFNAHAFPRVSLDIALDLTVKVRNRDVYSLVYDSLLVSIMYRGSQLGFVESEGGDIRARGASYVNATLRFDGIEVLSDAILLIEDMARGVIPIDTVTEVEGRLGFFFFELPLKTKVSCEVDINTTDHTIDRQNCYPQ; this comes from the exons ATGTCGCCTGGAAAACTCGAGGACTCCTCAGCTTACTACCAACCTCTCCCCCAATCcacaaaccctaaccctaaccttCAAAACTACGTCGTTTTGCCAATCTACATCCCCGTCCCTCACCGCCTCAACTACCGCCGGATTTTCACCTCCGCTGCCGCGCTCCTCCTCATCTCCGCTGCCGTGTACGTCCTCTGGCCGTCCGATCCCGATCTCTCCGTCGTTCGTCTCCGTCTCTCGGAATTCAACGCCCATGCCTTCCCGCGCGTCTCGCTCGACATCGCGCTCGATCTCACAGTCAAGGTGCGCAATCGTGACGTGTATTCCTTGGTTTATGACTCGTTGCTGGTGTCGATTATGTATAGAGGGAGTCAGTTAGGGTTTGTGGAGTCGGAGGGAGGAGACATTAGGGCGAGAGGCGCGTCGTATGTGAATGCAACGCTGCGGTTTGATGGAATTGAAGTTTTGTCGGATGCGATTTTGTTGATTGAGGATATGGCGAGAGGTGTGATTCCTATCGATACGGTTACGGAAGTTGAAGGCCGGCTTGGATTCTTCTTCTTCGAGCTTCCACTTAAG ACAAAAGTGTCATGCGAAGTTGACATAAACACCACCGACCATACAATTGATCGGCAAAACTGTTACCCTCAG TGA
- the LOC108221137 gene encoding transcription repressor OFP14, whose amino-acid sequence MPRQFHKTIQDYISKIKKPTSHLKLPSKSLTSSTSWILRGCKHPKTPSFTIDPEKQKYHFSDTEDQDHDDGSATLSDIDKFLIENFRSLYAKELDQGEEHDQENEGRVSCDSPKYDNPPSHDLCSSHRFFVAPASSGSVIDDPRTSLAVSEGIEGPGPGNTIFDGSTSECSEKKKMGAEDFIAVLRYSSSPCVDFKSSMQEMIEARLHHNGKVDWEFLEELLLCYLNLNDNKSHKYILSAFVDLIVLLRENSVKVEDNSGPSGEVPARFPDVKKPQDDKRKGREV is encoded by the coding sequence ATGCCTAGACAATTTCACAAAACAATTCAAGATTACATCTCCAAGATCAAAAAACCAACCTCACACCTCAAATTGCCATCAAAATCACTCACTTCTTCCACTAGCTGGATTCTTAGAGGCTGCAAACACCCTAAAACTCCTTCTTTCACTATTGATCCTGAGAAACAAAAGTACCATTTTAGTGATACCGAGGATCAAGATCATGATGATGGGTCAGCTACATTATCCGATATCGATAAATTTTTGATCGAAAATTTTAGGTCATTGTATGCTAAGGAGTTGGATCAAGGTGAAGAGCATGACCAAGAAAATGAAGGGAGAGTCTCTTGTGACTCCCCTAAGTATGACAATCCACCGAGTCATGATCTTTGTAGCTCTCACAGGTTTTTTGTGGCCCCGGCCTCCTCGGGCTCGGTTATCGATGACCCTCGGACAAGCCTGGCTGTGTCCGAGGGCATCGAGGGGCCGGGGCCCGGGAATACGATATTCGATGGTTCGACATCGGAATGtagtgaaaagaaaaaaatgggGGCCGAAGATTTTATTGCGGTTTTGCGATATTCTTCGAGCCCTTGTGTTGATTTTAAGAGCTCCATGCAAGAAATGATCGAGGCTAGACTACATCATAATGGAAAAGTAGATTGGGAATTCTTGGAGGAGCTTTTGCTATGTTACTTAAACTTGAATGACAACAAGTCTCATAAGTACATTTTAAGTGCATTTGTTGATCTGATTGTGCTCTTGAGGGAGAATTCCGTCAAAGTAGAAGACAATTCCGGGCCTTCCGGCGAAGTTCCGGCAAGATTCCCGGATGTCAAGAAACCTCAGGATGACAAGAGGAAAGGAAGGGAGGTATAG